The genomic stretch CTTAAATTCCATGAAACGATATCTTCATTTGGGTTTATTGAAAAACCCATGGATCAATGTATATAACAGAAGGTCAGTGGGAGTAAAATTTGTTTCTCATtttgtatgtggatgacatactagttgcaaccaatgataaaggttttctacatgaggtgaaacaattcctctctaaaaactttgatatgaaggatatgggtgaggcatcttatgtcattggcattaagatccacatagatagacttcgaggaattttgggtctatcacaagaaacctacatcaataaagttttagagagatttagaatgaaagattgttcaccaagtgttgcacccattgtcaagggcgatagatttaatttgaatcaatgccctaagaatgattttgagtgggaacaaatgaagaacattcCATATGCTTTTGTTGTTGGAAGTCTTATGTATGCTCAAGTATGCAAAAGGCCCGACATTGCATTTGCCGTTGGAATCTTAGGAAGTTATCAGAGTAATCCAAGTATGGATCACTGGAAAGCTGCAAAGAAGGTGTTGATatatcttaaaggaacaaaagatTACATGCTAATGTATAGGCAGACGGACAATCTTGATGTGATGGGCTATTCAGACTCCGACTTTGCTGGTTGTGTTAATTCTCGcaaatcaacatcaagatatATTTTTTTGATGGCTGATGGAGCTATTTCATGGAGAAGTACTAAGCAAACCTTGGTTGCTACTTATACTATGGAAGTCGAGTTTGTCTCTTGTTTTGAGGATACTTCTCATGGTGTATGGCTTAAGAGTTTTATTTCTGGGCTTAGAATCATGGATTCTGTTTCTAAACCTCTGAAGATTTTTTTGCGATAATTCAGCAACTGTCTTTATGGCTAAGAACAATAAAAGTGGaagtcgaagcaagc from Lathyrus oleraceus cultivar Zhongwan6 chromosome 7, CAAS_Psat_ZW6_1.0, whole genome shotgun sequence encodes the following:
- the LOC127102678 gene encoding secreted RxLR effector protein 161-like — encoded protein: MKNIPYAFVVGSLMYAQVCKRPDIAFAVGILGSYQSNPSMDHWKAAKKVLIYLKGTKDYMLMYRQTDNLDVMGYSDSDFAGCVNSRKSTSRYIFLMADGAISWRSTKQTLVATYTMEVEFVSCFEDTSHATVFMAKNNKSGSRSKHIDIKYLAIRERVKDKIVVINHISTNLMIIDPLIKGMPPIKFKDHVENMGLGSSL